A portion of the Algimonas porphyrae genome contains these proteins:
- a CDS encoding glycosyltransferase family 2 protein, whose translation MSPQLSILVPFYRDDPSPLLRSLDTQDVDTGRIEIRIMDDGTGDPSLTERVAATVAQMRLPTHLHSAETNRGRSATRNALQQNARADWVLFLDADMRIDHPDFLSRYLDRIDANDCDIVFGGFDVEDHADDRDTDLHRVLSHSSDCLSAEHRARNGAQHVASSNLCVRRSVLEAQPFDPAFQGWGWEDSEWAARVSSTHRLRHIDNPAVHLGLETTETLLSRFASSGPNYRRYVQAHPTLAETLPLFKIVTRLRHVPGHALARLPLRSLVRMHALPTRLRVLALKLWRASHYAEAMK comes from the coding sequence ATGAGTCCGCAACTCTCCATACTGGTTCCATTCTATCGCGACGATCCGTCCCCGCTTCTGCGCTCACTCGACACGCAGGACGTCGACACTGGCCGGATCGAAATCCGCATCATGGATGACGGGACCGGCGATCCGAGCTTGACCGAACGTGTCGCCGCGACGGTCGCGCAGATGCGCCTGCCGACCCATTTGCATTCAGCCGAGACCAATCGCGGCCGCTCCGCCACCCGCAACGCCTTGCAGCAGAATGCGCGCGCTGACTGGGTTCTCTTTCTTGATGCCGATATGCGCATCGACCATCCGGATTTCCTGAGCCGCTATCTCGACCGGATCGACGCCAATGATTGCGACATCGTCTTTGGCGGCTTCGATGTCGAAGACCACGCCGATGACAGAGATACGGATCTGCACCGTGTTCTGTCGCACAGTTCGGATTGCCTCAGCGCCGAACATCGCGCCCGTAACGGGGCCCAGCATGTCGCCTCGTCCAATCTCTGTGTCCGGCGGTCTGTTCTGGAAGCCCAGCCTTTCGATCCAGCCTTTCAGGGCTGGGGCTGGGAAGACAGCGAATGGGCCGCCCGCGTGTCCAGCACGCATCGGCTCCGCCATATCGACAATCCCGCCGTCCATCTGGGTCTTGAAACGACGGAGACATTGCTCTCGCGATTTGCCAGTTCGGGACCGAACTACCGTCGATATGTACAAGCCCATCCGACGCTCGCTGAGACGCTACCCTTGTTCAAGATCGTCACCCGCTTACGCCATGTTCCCGGACATGCGCTCGCCCGGCTGCCGCTCCGAAGCCTGGTCAGGATGCACGCTTTGCCGACGCGGCTGCGCGTTCTGGCGCTGAAATTGTGGCGTGCATCCCATTATGCCGAGGCCATGAAATGA
- a CDS encoding polysaccharide deacetylase family protein encodes MNANIYQPQSQFVAKVRRRMARHMACETITPSLSKGVISLSFDDCPRSVVENALPLIEAKGWRATIYASLGLCDTTNHLGLHMSEADLKTAHDAGHEIGDHSFSHMDAMQAGPAAFLDDIRKNQAGFARLNLPKARTFAYPYGEVTPSVKKRISREFALSRGIHDPSDASIDLNLAASARLYSSTINHVCEQITHAAVHHQWLILFGHDVRNDPSEYGCTPGELARVIDHIASHDLDVLPVASALERLQP; translated from the coding sequence ATGAACGCCAACATCTATCAGCCGCAATCGCAATTCGTGGCGAAAGTCCGCCGTCGCATGGCCCGCCATATGGCGTGCGAGACGATCACCCCGTCTCTGTCCAAGGGGGTGATCAGCCTGTCTTTCGACGATTGCCCGCGCTCCGTCGTCGAAAATGCCCTGCCCCTGATCGAAGCCAAGGGCTGGCGCGCCACCATCTACGCCTCGCTCGGCCTGTGCGACACGACCAACCACCTTGGCTTGCACATGTCGGAAGCCGACCTGAAAACGGCCCATGACGCCGGCCACGAAATCGGCGATCACAGCTTTTCGCATATGGACGCCATGCAGGCTGGACCGGCAGCCTTTCTGGACGACATCCGGAAAAATCAGGCTGGATTTGCCAGACTGAACCTGCCGAAAGCCCGGACATTCGCCTACCCTTACGGCGAAGTGACGCCGTCTGTAAAAAAACGGATCAGCCGCGAGTTCGCCCTGTCACGCGGCATCCATGATCCCAGCGATGCGTCGATTGACCTCAATCTGGCGGCATCGGCGCGGCTCTATTCCTCGACGATCAATCATGTGTGCGAACAGATTACGCATGCAGCAGTCCATCATCAGTGGCTGATTCTGTTCGGACATGACGTCCGTAATGATCCGTCCGAGTATGGATGCACGCCGGGCGAGCTTGCTCGCGTCATCGATCATATCGCGTCACATGATCTCGACGTCCTGCCCGTCGCAAGCGCATTGGAGCGTCTTCAGCCATGA
- a CDS encoding glycosyltransferase family 2 protein, whose protein sequence is MTQISIVIPTFKRPDDLSRLLQSIDQDVHGRDDVMIIVADNDVNETARETVEAFRAATQHPVHYTVAPEPGVSNARNAGMAQVMSRYVLFIDDDMEVVAPYLEPLLAAQAKLGTTITFSPVMAVLPDGRDSWQPWLAPLFSRNLDGPTRLLDETHGTGGCLIDLQNMALPSPVFDPTLNEVGGEDDAFFNALLAQGARAGWCAEATALEHVPPHRATLAYMWRRHFAFGQTPAREAADRGLSGMMDIAKWMAVGSIQTLIHGTAFIAMKALGRTASIGQLGRLAQGVGKIFWWDGLSPRFYGVNAR, encoded by the coding sequence ATGACCCAGATTTCGATCGTCATCCCGACCTTCAAACGACCAGACGATCTGTCGCGCCTGCTGCAGAGTATCGACCAGGATGTGCATGGCCGTGACGATGTGATGATCATCGTCGCCGATAATGATGTGAATGAAACGGCCCGCGAGACGGTCGAGGCCTTCCGAGCCGCCACGCAGCATCCCGTCCATTATACAGTCGCACCAGAGCCGGGCGTATCGAACGCACGCAATGCAGGCATGGCGCAGGTGATGAGCCGCTACGTTCTGTTTATCGATGACGATATGGAAGTCGTCGCGCCCTATCTCGAACCGCTGCTGGCAGCCCAGGCAAAGCTTGGAACAACCATTACATTCTCGCCCGTCATGGCCGTATTGCCAGACGGTCGAGATAGCTGGCAGCCTTGGCTGGCACCGCTTTTCTCGCGCAATCTCGACGGTCCGACGCGCTTGCTGGACGAGACACACGGGACCGGCGGTTGCCTGATCGATCTGCAAAATATGGCCCTGCCCTCACCGGTCTTCGACCCGACACTCAATGAAGTGGGCGGAGAGGATGACGCGTTCTTCAATGCGCTGCTGGCTCAGGGCGCGAGAGCGGGCTGGTGCGCCGAAGCTACAGCATTGGAGCATGTTCCACCGCACCGCGCGACCCTAGCCTATATGTGGCGACGACATTTCGCCTTTGGCCAGACGCCCGCGCGCGAAGCGGCGGATCGGGGCCTGTCGGGGATGATGGACATTGCCAAATGGATGGCTGTCGGCAGCATCCAGACGCTGATTCACGGCACCGCGTTTATCGCCATGAAGGCTCTGGGTCGTACCGCGTCCATCGGACAGCTGGGTCGTCTGGCCCAGGGTGTGGGGAAGATTTTCTGGTGGGACGGACTGAGCCCGCGCTTCTACGGCGTGAATGCACGCTAG
- a CDS encoding GumC family protein, translating into MAAQDEGVSMALFRRGKEKSRTPDAASAYSPAPVRAADLTVGDYANGLPNIRIGEMIASFFRQMVWVFPLALIGAVGAFHLTKDMKRTYTGEGTVMVQLGDEYVYQPVAGTNAQSSLMQTPDTITLNEVALMKNDRVIDDVIAQIKDSPGGLRAFAPKIATDMARHSEGTTAYRQEYMKLRRMMNMSYHVSTRPKSSVVDMSFKHEDPDLAVSTLNRLMDSYMTYRRTIFVDGTGDVIAERRADTEQRLRQVDREIAAFLDKNQISDFTSEQAGARTRTEDLRAALNGLRAQIVELERSLASVEDQLRATPDTINLYIDDRASNRIAQAELELKQLLAKYLPNSDPVRQKQLEIDELRSLTAGQGDRITGGRRVGPNPVYQALLTQRNTVQATANSLREKEITMQQQLNSADGKLRRMAGIEPRLNALLRERETLTLRLTTYLGKEQEALLNQQQAEAASENVKVISKSTFPIKGRNMSALGFVGATAAWVFTLLMFALFRVFADPRLYAVPATTTRNPQTGPYASRNLANEGFSPMSANYHSADYHNAGYAVPQSGHPTSGQPEAWQPPAQPYAPDPYAYDAGQPMPAAPYPASAQLYEGQFHQPAPVQQAYVDPAYAYPDPNAYAGQDPYAGQDTYTATDPYAAHGPDGTIPANPYLTGTRG; encoded by the coding sequence ATGGCTGCGCAGGATGAAGGCGTGTCGATGGCATTGTTCAGACGTGGCAAGGAAAAGAGCCGGACGCCGGATGCTGCGTCTGCCTATTCGCCTGCACCGGTTCGTGCGGCCGATCTGACCGTCGGCGACTACGCCAACGGCCTGCCCAATATCCGCATTGGCGAAATGATCGCATCTTTCTTCCGGCAAATGGTCTGGGTCTTTCCACTGGCGCTGATAGGCGCAGTCGGAGCCTTCCATCTGACCAAGGACATGAAGCGGACCTATACGGGCGAAGGCACTGTCATGGTCCAACTGGGTGATGAATATGTCTATCAGCCCGTTGCGGGGACCAACGCTCAGTCCAGCCTGATGCAGACGCCGGACACAATTACCTTAAACGAAGTCGCGCTGATGAAGAATGACCGGGTGATCGACGATGTCATCGCCCAGATCAAGGACTCACCGGGCGGCCTCCGGGCCTTTGCCCCAAAGATCGCCACGGATATGGCGCGCCATAGCGAAGGCACGACGGCCTATCGCCAGGAATATATGAAGCTCCGCCGTATGATGAACATGTCCTACCATGTTTCGACGCGGCCCAAGTCATCCGTTGTCGACATGTCTTTCAAGCATGAGGATCCGGATCTGGCCGTGTCCACGCTGAACCGGCTGATGGATAGCTACATGACCTATCGCCGCACGATTTTCGTGGACGGTACGGGCGACGTCATTGCGGAACGCCGGGCAGATACGGAACAGCGTCTACGTCAGGTCGATCGCGAAATCGCCGCCTTTCTTGACAAGAACCAGATTTCCGACTTCACATCGGAACAGGCTGGCGCGCGGACGCGAACCGAGGACCTGCGCGCGGCGCTGAATGGGCTGCGTGCGCAAATCGTCGAATTGGAGCGCTCCCTGGCCAGTGTCGAGGATCAGCTGCGGGCTACGCCGGATACGATTAATCTCTACATTGATGACCGGGCATCCAACCGAATCGCCCAGGCCGAACTCGAGCTGAAGCAGCTGCTTGCCAAATATCTGCCCAATTCCGACCCTGTCCGCCAGAAGCAGCTGGAAATCGATGAGTTGCGTAGCCTGACGGCAGGCCAGGGGGACCGTATTACGGGCGGTCGGCGCGTCGGGCCCAATCCGGTTTATCAGGCCCTGCTGACGCAGCGCAACACGGTGCAGGCGACAGCGAACAGTCTGCGCGAAAAAGAGATCACCATGCAGCAACAGCTGAACTCTGCCGATGGTAAGTTGCGGCGGATGGCCGGTATCGAACCGCGCCTGAATGCGCTGCTGCGTGAGCGCGAAACGCTGACGCTGCGCCTGACGACCTATCTGGGCAAGGAACAGGAAGCGCTGCTCAACCAGCAGCAGGCCGAAGCCGCTTCGGAAAACGTCAAAGTCATTTCCAAGTCGACCTTCCCGATCAAGGGCCGCAATATGAGCGCGCTCGGCTTTGTCGGTGCAACGGCGGCGTGGGTCTTTACCTTGCTGATGTTCGCCCTGTTCCGCGTCTTTGCCGATCCGCGCCTCTATGCCGTTCCGGCGACGACGACGCGCAATCCGCAAACCGGGCCTTACGCCTCACGCAATCTGGCCAATGAAGGGTTTTCCCCCATGAGTGCCAATTATCACAGTGCCGATTATCACAATGCTGGCTACGCCGTCCCGCAGTCAGGACATCCGACATCAGGGCAGCCGGAAGCCTGGCAACCGCCCGCGCAACCTTACGCGCCGGATCCGTATGCCTATGATGCGGGTCAACCGATGCCAGCTGCACCCTATCCGGCAAGCGCGCAGCTTTATGAAGGGCAGTTCCATCAGCCTGCACCGGTTCAGCAGGCTTATGTCGATCCGGCCTACGCCTATCCCGATCCGAACGCTTATGCGGGCCAAGACCCATATGCAGGCCAAGACACGTACACAGCTACGGACCCCTATGCCGCGCATGGTCCGGATGGCACTATTCCAGCGAACCCCTATCTGACGGGAACCCGGGGCTAG
- a CDS encoding polysaccharide biosynthesis/export family protein yields MAARIATGRKGPYRAVMAVIAAGFVALALTALGTTDATAQSRYAPQPTTHNQPAPNGRYYQSPQAPQKYKSIFHRLRGQKHPAYQVSHTPLGQFHHWIDWEPEYRLVPGDQLDIVVGSAPELSRTLTVGPDGRVVMPMSQPVMAAGRTFGEVQTALMAELGQQLRDPRISVTPRAYAPEQIYVGGQVGQPGTYTLPARVGALEAILMAGGMTSTAQGREVAILRRAPNGGMMLRTVNIRGGLLNIREYNDTVQLRRGDIVFVPATTLAEVGTFMQNVRNALPVDFNISYQFGANGGGGTTVLTP; encoded by the coding sequence ATGGCTGCGCGGATTGCGACTGGACGAAAAGGCCCCTACCGGGCCGTCATGGCTGTCATAGCCGCAGGATTCGTGGCTCTGGCACTGACCGCTCTCGGTACGACAGACGCCACGGCCCAGTCGCGCTATGCCCCGCAGCCGACGACGCATAATCAGCCCGCCCCTAATGGACGCTATTATCAATCGCCCCAGGCACCGCAAAAGTACAAATCCATCTTTCATCGTCTGCGCGGACAAAAGCATCCCGCCTATCAAGTGTCGCATACGCCGCTTGGTCAGTTCCACCACTGGATCGACTGGGAACCCGAATACAGGCTCGTCCCAGGCGATCAGCTCGACATTGTCGTCGGCTCCGCCCCGGAACTGTCCCGGACATTAACCGTCGGCCCGGACGGTCGGGTGGTCATGCCCATGAGCCAGCCTGTCATGGCGGCGGGGCGAACATTTGGAGAGGTTCAGACCGCATTGATGGCCGAGCTGGGTCAGCAGCTGCGTGACCCGCGCATTTCGGTCACGCCGCGCGCCTATGCGCCGGAACAGATCTATGTCGGGGGTCAGGTCGGCCAGCCCGGGACCTACACATTACCGGCCCGGGTCGGTGCTCTGGAAGCGATTCTGATGGCGGGCGGCATGACATCGACGGCGCAAGGGCGCGAAGTTGCCATATTAAGGCGCGCTCCCAATGGCGGCATGATGCTGCGGACGGTTAATATACGCGGCGGACTGCTGAATATCCGCGAATATAATGACACGGTGCAATTGCGCCGCGGAGATATCGTCTTCGTGCCCGCAACGACGCTCGCCGAAGTCGGAACGTTCATGCAGAATGTCCGCAATGCGCTTCCGGTCGATTTCAATATCAGCTATCAGTTCGGCGCCAATGGCGGCGGCGGCACGACGGTGCTGACACCATAA
- a CDS encoding nitroreductase, with translation MTLTTDPSPTVTEALNSRITVRRFLDTPVPEDTLKTLLSTALRSPSGGNLQPWNIHVMRGDTLAAFTRRATERTLSGQTEEPTYRAYPSPLWEPQRSWRYKLGEDMYALLDIPREDKMSRLRWLAENARFFGAPVGLIITGDKRLEMPQHMDIGILLQSIMLLAREQGLHTAPQGWWRNWTSVSQELLDIPEEQHVLVGMAIGYADPDAPVNALYADRAGLSDVAKFYD, from the coding sequence ATGACCCTGACCACTGACCCAAGTCCGACCGTCACCGAAGCGCTGAACAGCCGCATAACCGTCCGGAGATTTCTCGACACACCCGTGCCCGAGGATACGCTTAAGACGCTGCTGAGTACGGCATTGCGCAGCCCGTCCGGCGGCAATCTGCAACCCTGGAACATTCACGTCATGCGGGGCGATACGCTGGCCGCCTTTACCCGTCGGGCGACGGAACGCACCCTGTCGGGCCAGACGGAAGAGCCGACCTACCGGGCCTATCCGTCGCCCTTGTGGGAGCCGCAGCGCAGTTGGCGCTACAAGCTGGGGGAGGACATGTATGCGCTGCTGGATATTCCGCGCGAAGACAAGATGAGCCGCCTGCGCTGGCTCGCCGAAAATGCGCGTTTCTTCGGGGCCCCGGTCGGCCTGATCATCACAGGGGACAAACGTCTGGAAATGCCGCAGCACATGGATATCGGTATCCTGCTGCAATCCATCATGCTGCTGGCGCGCGAACAGGGGCTGCATACAGCGCCGCAGGGCTGGTGGCGGAACTGGACCTCGGTCAGCCAAGAATTACTCGATATTCCCGAAGAACAGCATGTGCTGGTTGGCATGGCGATCGGCTATGCGGACCCGGATGCGCCTGTCAATGCGCTCTATGCCGACCGCGCAGGCCTGTCCGATGTGGCAAAATTCTACGATTAA
- the gatB gene encoding Asp-tRNA(Asn)/Glu-tRNA(Gln) amidotransferase subunit GatB: protein MFIAPRVADEKDWLEGETGPWELIIGLEVHAQVASNAKLFSGAPTAFGAEPNTQVSLVDAGLPGMLPVVNEFCVEQAVRTGLGLNAKINKFSRFDRKNYFYVDLPQGYQISQFEHPVVGEGEIEITPEGGEPVTVGIERLHLEQDAGKSIHDLSPDETYVDLNRSGVALMEIVSKPDMRSAAEASAYVDALRQIVRALGTCDGDMEKGNLRADVNVSVRKPGGELGTRCEIKNVNSLRFIRQAIGYEARRHIEILEAGGEIDQETRLFDPNKGETRTMRSKEDAHDYRYFPDPDLLPLELSDDFIARIKADLPELPAARKARFMEQYGLPDYDAGVLTADKATGDYFEALASGRDAKIASNWMMGELFGRLNNDELGIDDSPVSADTLGGLIDRIADKTISGKIAKDVFAKMFAGEGTADAIIERDGLKQVTDMGAIEAMVDKVLADNPDQAEKAKENPKLLGFFVGQVMKQSQGKANPQAVNTLLRGKLGL, encoded by the coding sequence ATGTTCATTGCCCCCCGCGTTGCAGACGAAAAAGACTGGCTCGAAGGCGAGACTGGCCCTTGGGAGCTGATCATCGGGCTGGAAGTCCATGCTCAGGTTGCATCGAACGCCAAGCTATTCTCCGGTGCGCCGACGGCGTTCGGGGCGGAGCCGAATACGCAGGTTTCGCTCGTGGATGCGGGCCTGCCGGGCATGCTGCCGGTCGTGAATGAATTTTGCGTGGAACAGGCCGTCCGCACCGGGCTGGGGCTGAATGCCAAGATCAACAAATTCTCCCGCTTCGACCGCAAGAACTATTTCTACGTCGACCTGCCGCAGGGCTACCAGATCAGCCAGTTCGAGCATCCGGTCGTCGGCGAGGGAGAGATCGAGATCACGCCCGAAGGCGGCGAGCCGGTCACGGTCGGGATCGAGCGGCTGCACCTCGAGCAGGATGCGGGGAAATCCATTCATGACCTGTCGCCTGACGAAACCTATGTGGACCTTAACCGTTCCGGCGTGGCGCTGATGGAAATCGTGTCCAAACCAGACATGCGCTCCGCCGCCGAAGCCTCGGCTTACGTCGATGCGCTGCGTCAGATCGTGCGGGCGCTCGGCACATGCGACGGCGACATGGAGAAGGGCAATCTGCGCGCCGATGTGAACGTGTCGGTCCGCAAGCCGGGCGGCGAACTCGGCACGCGCTGCGAGATCAAGAACGTCAACTCATTGCGGTTCATTCGTCAGGCGATCGGCTATGAAGCCCGACGCCACATCGAAATTCTCGAAGCGGGCGGCGAGATCGATCAGGAAACGCGTCTGTTCGACCCGAACAAGGGCGAGACGCGGACCATGCGCTCCAAGGAGGACGCGCACGACTACCGCTACTTCCCCGATCCGGACCTGCTGCCGCTGGAACTCAGCGATGATTTCATCGCACGGATCAAGGCCGATTTGCCCGAACTGCCGGCCGCGCGTAAAGCCCGCTTTATGGAGCAGTACGGCCTGCCGGATTACGACGCCGGCGTGCTGACAGCGGACAAAGCGACGGGCGACTATTTCGAGGCCTTGGCATCAGGCCGAGACGCCAAGATCGCGTCCAACTGGATGATGGGCGAACTGTTCGGGCGCTTGAATAATGATGAACTCGGTATCGACGATAGTCCTGTCTCTGCGGACACGTTGGGAGGTCTGATCGACCGGATCGCAGACAAGACCATTTCCGGCAAGATCGCCAAGGATGTGTTCGCCAAAATGTTTGCGGGCGAGGGCACGGCAGACGCGATTATCGAACGCGATGGCCTCAAACAGGTCACCGATATGGGCGCGATCGAAGCCATGGTCGACAAGGTTCTGGCCGACAACCCGGATCAGGCCGAAAAAGCCAAGGAAAACCCGAAACTACTCGGCTTCTTCGTCGGTCAGGTGATGAAGCAGAGCCAGGGCAAAGCCAACCCTCAAGCCGTCAACACATTACTGCGGGGCAAGTTGGGACTCTGA
- a CDS encoding DUF4760 domain-containing protein, with product MEKVMWGQFSWPEFVQILPNYLVVGMTALLIYMTVFQIKAARGDANRRAAFDYFIRETNNDEFRELREKVFRVVNSNKNSGDMLKQLPNDNPDMVAVRKYLNRQEAFAAGVLNGGLCEEYSKNLIGSRFVQDWKFFEPYVCEARSISGNDNTYGYFCELARKWSKEGVS from the coding sequence GTGGAAAAAGTAATGTGGGGACAATTTAGCTGGCCGGAATTTGTTCAAATTCTACCAAATTATCTAGTCGTTGGGATGACTGCCCTTCTTATTTATATGACAGTCTTTCAAATCAAAGCTGCACGTGGTGATGCTAACAGGCGTGCTGCATTTGATTATTTCATCAGAGAAACCAACAATGACGAATTCAGAGAACTACGCGAAAAAGTTTTTCGCGTAGTTAATTCAAACAAGAATTCAGGCGATATGCTGAAACAACTCCCAAATGATAATCCCGACATGGTTGCGGTTAGAAAGTATCTCAACCGACAGGAAGCTTTTGCGGCAGGAGTGTTAAATGGGGGCTTGTGCGAAGAATACTCAAAAAATCTAATTGGTTCCAGATTTGTGCAGGATTGGAAGTTCTTCGAGCCATATGTTTGTGAAGCTCGAAGTATATCTGGGAATGATAATACGTACGGATATTTCTGCGAGCTTGCTCGAAAATGGAGTAAGGAAGGAGTAAGTTGA
- the gatA gene encoding Asp-tRNA(Asn)/Glu-tRNA(Gln) amidotransferase subunit GatA, which translates to MSDLTKLTLAGALDGMASGEFSSVELTDAHIDACEAASGLNAFITPTFDLARDQAKASDARRASGTVGKLEGAPLGVKDLFCTEGVRTTAASKILGDFTPTYESTVSANMQADGMVMLGKLNLDQFAMGSANETSCFGPVINPWRNGEDLVPGGSSGGSAAAVAADLCLGATATDTGGSIRQPAGFTGTVGIKPTYGRCSRYGIVAFASSLDQAGPIAKTVEDAAILLESMAGYDPKDSTSINADVPDWRACVGQSVKGLRVGVPREYTMDGIPKEIDEVWAQGVEWMRDAGAEIVDVSLPHTKYALPVYYVVAPAEASSNLARYDGMRYGLRVEGEDLADTYERTRMEGFGDEVRRRIMIGTYVLSAGYYDAYYLRAQKVRTKIADDFRQAWESCDVLLTPTAPSAAFPVGRKINDPIQMYLNDVFTVTANLAGLPGISVPAALDGNGLPLGLQVIGRALDESTVFKAAGALEQAAGFTAKPETWWKK; encoded by the coding sequence ATGTCGGACCTTACCAAACTCACGCTTGCGGGCGCGCTGGACGGCATGGCGTCCGGAGAGTTCTCGTCTGTCGAGCTGACGGATGCCCATATCGACGCTTGCGAAGCGGCCTCGGGTCTGAACGCTTTCATCACGCCGACCTTCGATCTGGCCCGCGATCAGGCGAAAGCGTCTGACGCTCGCCGGGCGTCCGGCACGGTCGGCAAACTGGAAGGTGCGCCGCTCGGCGTGAAGGACCTGTTCTGCACCGAAGGCGTCAGGACGACTGCAGCCTCGAAAATTCTTGGCGACTTCACCCCAACCTATGAAAGCACTGTCTCCGCCAATATGCAGGCGGACGGGATGGTGATGCTGGGCAAGCTGAACCTCGATCAGTTCGCCATGGGCTCGGCGAATGAGACCTCCTGTTTCGGACCGGTCATCAATCCATGGAGAAACGGAGAGGACCTCGTACCCGGCGGCTCATCCGGCGGCTCGGCGGCTGCCGTGGCCGCCGACCTCTGTCTCGGCGCGACGGCGACCGATACGGGCGGCTCCATCCGCCAGCCGGCAGGCTTTACGGGCACGGTCGGTATCAAGCCGACCTATGGCCGCTGCTCGCGTTATGGCATCGTCGCCTTTGCCAGCTCGCTGGATCAGGCCGGACCGATTGCCAAGACCGTCGAAGACGCGGCGATCCTGCTGGAGTCCATGGCAGGCTATGACCCCAAGGACAGCACCTCGATCAACGCGGATGTGCCGGACTGGCGTGCCTGCGTCGGGCAGTCCGTCAAAGGCCTGCGCGTCGGCGTACCGCGCGAATATACGATGGACGGTATTCCGAAGGAGATCGACGAGGTCTGGGCGCAGGGCGTGGAATGGATGCGCGACGCGGGCGCGGAGATCGTGGATGTTTCCCTGCCGCACACCAAATATGCGCTGCCCGTCTATTACGTCGTCGCACCGGCGGAGGCCTCCTCCAACCTCGCGCGTTACGATGGGATGCGCTACGGCCTGCGGGTCGAGGGTGAAGACCTCGCCGACACCTATGAGCGGACGCGCATGGAAGGTTTTGGCGATGAAGTCCGCCGCCGCATCATGATCGGCACTTATGTGCTGTCTGCTGGCTATTACGATGCCTATTATCTGCGCGCGCAGAAGGTCCGCACCAAGATCGCGGATGATTTCCGCCAGGCGTGGGAAAGCTGCGACGTGCTGCTGACCCCGACGGCGCCGAGTGCGGCTTTTCCTGTCGGTCGCAAAATCAACGATCCGATCCAGATGTATCTCAATGACGTGTTCACAGTGACCGCAAACCTGGCGGGCCTGCCAGGGATCAGCGTTCCAGCGGCGCTCGATGGCAACGGCTTGCCACTAGGCCTGCAGGTGATCGGTCGCGCGCTGGATGAAAGCACGGTATTCAAGGCAGCCGGGGCGCTGGAGCAGGCGGCTGGGTTTACTGCGAAGCCGGAGACGTGGTGGAAAAAGTAA
- the gatC gene encoding Asp-tRNA(Asn)/Glu-tRNA(Gln) amidotransferase subunit GatC: MAEPHTNDSGAVSSDDVRKIARLARLHVEDAQCGGIADDLNGILSWIEQLSEVDCDGVEPMTSAVAMKAPMRADEVTAGGIRDQVLANAPKSEDGFFVVPRSVE; the protein is encoded by the coding sequence GTGGCCGAACCTCACACGAATGATTCCGGGGCTGTCAGCAGCGACGATGTCAGGAAAATCGCCCGTCTGGCGCGTCTGCATGTGGAAGATGCGCAGTGCGGCGGCATCGCCGATGATCTGAACGGCATTCTGTCCTGGATCGAACAGCTGAGCGAGGTCGATTGCGACGGGGTTGAGCCGATGACCTCCGCCGTCGCCATGAAAGCGCCGATGCGTGCGGACGAAGTCACGGCAGGTGGCATCCGTGATCAGGTCCTCGCCAACGCACCCAAGTCCGAAGACGGCTTTTTCGTCGTTCCGCGGTCCGTGGAGTAG